A single genomic interval of Blattabacterium sp. (Nauphoeta cinerea) harbors:
- the ftsA gene encoding cell division protein FtsA, whose translation MEYQDIAIGLDVGTTKIVAMVGRRNEYNKIEILGIGRSKSVGVHRGVVNNITQTIEAIREAVSEAEHSSGLKIKEVIVGIAGQHIRSLQHNDYITRSDFENVISQKDIQKLIDQVYKMVMQPGEEIIHVLPQEYKVDSQAEIGEPIGMYGSRLEANFYVVVGQISSIRNIGRCVKAAGLNLADMTLEPLASAEAVLSTEEREAGVALVDIGGGTTDIAIFKDNIIRHTAVIPFGGNVITENIKTDCLIIERQAELLKIKFGSAWPGENKETEIVCLPGLRGRDPKEISLKHLSQIIHIRVCEILEQVNVEIKNYGNEEQKKRLIAGVVMTGGGSQLQHIRPLTEYITGMDVRIGYSNEHIAGGENGIISNPEYATSIGLVIKGLDYKKKYLCKNTDLGHRYDEKSEFISTKFYNKNRRLNYDEDHKNKKIKKIKIFS comes from the coding sequence ATGGAATATCAAGATATAGCTATAGGTCTTGATGTGGGAACCACGAAGATTGTAGCTATGGTAGGAAGGAGAAATGAATATAATAAGATTGAGATCTTAGGCATAGGGAGATCTAAAAGTGTAGGTGTGCATAGAGGAGTTGTAAATAATATAACTCAAACAATTGAAGCTATTCGTGAAGCCGTATCGGAAGCCGAGCATAGTTCTGGATTAAAAATAAAAGAAGTTATTGTTGGAATAGCAGGACAACATATTAGAAGTTTACAACATAATGATTATATTACTAGATCAGATTTTGAAAATGTCATTAGTCAAAAAGATATACAAAAATTAATAGATCAAGTTTATAAAATGGTTATGCAACCAGGAGAAGAAATTATTCATGTACTTCCACAAGAATATAAAGTTGATAGTCAAGCAGAAATAGGAGAACCTATAGGAATGTATGGAAGCCGTTTAGAAGCGAATTTTTATGTAGTAGTAGGACAAATATCTTCGATACGAAATATTGGAAGATGTGTAAAAGCTGCAGGATTGAATTTAGCGGATATGACTTTAGAACCTTTAGCTTCTGCTGAAGCTGTATTAAGTACCGAAGAAAGAGAAGCAGGAGTGGCTTTAGTGGATATAGGAGGGGGTACTACAGATATTGCTATATTTAAAGACAATATTATTCGTCATACTGCCGTGATCCCTTTTGGAGGAAATGTCATAACTGAAAATATAAAAACAGATTGTCTGATTATTGAACGGCAAGCAGAATTATTGAAAATAAAATTTGGATCTGCATGGCCAGGAGAAAATAAGGAGACAGAAATTGTTTGTCTCCCTGGATTAAGAGGTCGTGATCCTAAAGAAATTTCTTTAAAACACCTTTCCCAAATTATTCATATACGAGTATGTGAAATTTTGGAACAAGTAAATGTGGAAATAAAAAATTATGGAAATGAAGAACAAAAGAAAAGACTTATTGCAGGGGTAGTTATGACAGGGGGAGGTTCTCAACTTCAACATATTCGTCCGTTAACAGAATATATTACTGGAATGGATGTTCGTATAGGTTATTCTAATGAACATATTGCAGGAGGAGAAAATGGGATTATAAGCAATCCAGAATACGCTACGTCTATAGGATTAGTAATAAAAGGACTTGATTATAAAAAAAAATATCTTTGTAAAAACACAGATCTAGGACATAGATATGATGAAAAATCTGAGTTTATTTCTACAAAATTTTATAATAAAAATCGTAGATTAAATTATGATGAAGATCATAAAAATAAAAAAATAAAAAAAATCAAAATCTTTTCTTGA
- a CDS encoding cell division protein FtsQ/DivIB, with translation MIPFFYFSQKTHKNRIIKKFNIVIDPLSENHFINEEIVKKILFSKTKEIDKKIGQLCILRMEKKLNNYPFIKKSEVFLSVDGTLNIIILQKEPILRIKNGNKEYYLTKDAENLELSSFFSPKVILAKGSFSKEEKKHLTNLIKFINSDELLKNQIISIKKNNENSFILIPKIGNHHIILGNIKDFKNKLNKLRAFYKQYLNKIDIDQYKKIDLQYKDQVVAKKR, from the coding sequence ATGATCCCGTTTTTTTATTTTTCTCAAAAAACGCATAAAAATAGAATTATAAAAAAATTTAATATTGTTATTGATCCCTTATCTGAAAATCATTTTATAAATGAAGAAATTGTTAAAAAGATTCTGTTTTCTAAAACAAAAGAAATTGATAAAAAAATTGGTCAATTATGTATATTAAGAATGGAAAAAAAATTAAATAATTATCCTTTTATAAAAAAATCTGAAGTGTTTCTTAGTGTAGATGGGACTCTAAATATTATAATTTTGCAAAAAGAACCCATATTAAGAATCAAGAATGGAAATAAAGAATATTATCTTACCAAAGATGCGGAAAATTTAGAACTTTCTTCTTTTTTTTCCCCAAAAGTTATATTGGCAAAAGGGTCTTTTTCAAAAGAAGAAAAAAAACATTTAACAAATTTAATAAAATTTATAAACTCTGATGAGTTATTGAAAAACCAAATTATTAGCATCAAAAAAAATAACGAAAATTCATTTATTTTAATCCCAAAAATCGGAAATCATCATATTATATTAGGAAATATAAAGGATTTTAAAAATAAATTGAATAAATTAAGAGCATTTTATAAGCAGTACCTAAATAAAATAGATATTGATCAATACAAAAAGATTGATTTACAATATAAAGACCAAGTAGTCGCAAAAAAAAGATAA
- the murC gene encoding UDP-N-acetylmuramate--L-alanine ligase, which translates to MNLNQIDSFYFIGIGGIGMSSLARYFHTMGKTVSGHDKNKTFLTKELEKEGISINYYDNIKTLPKWVLSKQCLIVYTSAIPSHHKQWMYLRKYGKNIKKRSQVLSLITENAICIAIGGTHGKTTTCTLLGHILYSVGMNVTAFLGGISENYQSNLILNRILNRKKIFLVEADEFDHSFLYLSPNIACITSLDQDHVDTYPKKESLKKAYITFAKKIKKPYKKIFLCQEESFQSDHAIYYSVLKKENYYSNHLYMKENKWYFDFHTPIKTWKSLPLPIPGQHNLKNITAALAISDYLKIPEEEIRKALFLFKGIKRRYSIHYQSSQKIYIDDYAHHPTEINALIDTVRECFPNKKILGIFQPHLFSRTKFFEESFAKSLERLDTLILLDIYPAREFPINGINSSNLLKKIKMSSKEISIMSKVLEKVKKKCFDIILTIGAGDIDTLILPIKEWLWKRYGKINEK; encoded by the coding sequence ATGAATTTAAACCAAATTGATTCTTTTTATTTTATAGGAATAGGAGGAATCGGGATGAGTTCTTTGGCTAGATATTTTCATACTATGGGGAAAACTGTTTCTGGTCATGATAAGAATAAAACTTTTTTGACAAAAGAATTAGAAAAAGAAGGAATATCCATCAATTATTATGATAATATTAAAACATTACCTAAGTGGGTATTATCTAAACAATGTTTGATTGTATATACTTCAGCTATTCCTAGTCATCATAAACAATGGATGTATTTAAGAAAATATGGAAAAAATATAAAAAAACGCTCTCAAGTATTATCTTTAATTACAGAAAACGCTATTTGCATCGCCATAGGAGGAACACATGGAAAAACAACTACTTGTACCTTGTTAGGACACATTTTATATAGTGTAGGAATGAATGTTACTGCTTTTTTAGGAGGAATATCTGAAAATTATCAATCGAATTTAATCTTGAATAGAATATTAAATAGAAAAAAAATTTTTTTGGTAGAAGCCGATGAATTTGACCATTCTTTTTTATACTTATCTCCTAATATAGCATGTATCACCTCTTTAGACCAAGACCATGTCGATACTTATCCCAAAAAAGAATCTTTGAAAAAGGCTTATATAACTTTTGCAAAAAAAATAAAAAAACCATATAAAAAAATATTTCTTTGTCAAGAAGAATCTTTTCAATCTGATCACGCTATATATTATTCTGTATTGAAAAAAGAAAATTATTATTCCAATCATCTTTATATGAAAGAAAATAAATGGTATTTTGATTTTCATACTCCTATCAAAACATGGAAATCTTTACCTTTGCCCATTCCAGGTCAACATAATTTAAAAAACATTACTGCCGCATTGGCTATATCTGATTATTTAAAAATTCCTGAAGAAGAAATTAGGAAAGCTTTATTTTTATTTAAAGGGATCAAAAGAAGATATTCTATTCATTATCAATCTTCCCAAAAAATATATATAGATGATTATGCACATCATCCTACAGAAATCAATGCTTTAATCGATACTGTAAGGGAATGTTTTCCAAATAAAAAAATATTGGGTATTTTTCAACCTCATTTATTTAGTAGAACTAAATTTTTTGAAGAATCTTTTGCAAAAAGTTTAGAACGTCTTGATACTTTAATTTTATTAGATATTTATCCAGCTAGAGAATTTCCAATAAATGGTATTAATTCTAGTAATCTATTAAAAAAAATTAAAATGAGTTCTAAAGAAATATCTATTATGTCCAAAGTTTTAGAAAAGGTTAAAAAAAAATGTTTTGATATTATTTTGACAATAGGTGCTGGGGATATAGACACCTTAATTCTTCCTATTAAAGAATGGTTGTGGAAACGATATGGAAAAATAAATGAAAAATAA
- the murG gene encoding undecaprenyldiphospho-muramoylpentapeptide beta-N-acetylglucosaminyltransferase, whose protein sequence is MEMREIPRLGYSIEEICISGGRNKFLSMSGGIMSIQLIYSLFLANRIIKKFSPDIVIGTGGFVSFPTLYAAKKNKIPILIQEQNSFPGLTNRIFSRYANKICIAYEQAKKYFPKDKTIVTGNPVRSEILQLPSKEEACIHLGLKITKPIILSIGGSQGSNSMNNAWIKGLKKIIEWDMQLIWQVGKLDFHKIKKDKMPHHSNIIFMEFIENIPAYYAAADIIVSRAGALTISEICLIGKPSILIPFPGSSNDHQNKNAKILEEKKAALIIKNEEIEQKLVNSVIQLVNDHNMKEKMRINILKLGKPKATNDIINEILQIIL, encoded by the coding sequence ATGGAAATGCGAGAAATCCCCAGATTGGGGTATTCCATTGAAGAAATTTGTATTTCAGGTGGAAGAAACAAATTTCTTTCTATGTCAGGTGGGATTATGTCTATACAACTAATATATAGTTTATTTTTAGCTAACAGAATTATTAAAAAGTTTTCTCCAGATATAGTTATTGGAACAGGTGGATTTGTCAGTTTTCCTACTTTATATGCTGCCAAAAAAAATAAAATACCTATCTTGATTCAAGAACAAAATTCTTTTCCTGGATTGACCAATAGAATATTTTCTCGTTATGCAAATAAGATATGCATTGCTTATGAACAAGCCAAAAAGTACTTTCCAAAGGACAAAACGATTGTAACCGGAAATCCAGTCAGATCTGAAATTTTACAATTACCTAGTAAAGAAGAAGCTTGTATTCATTTAGGATTAAAAATCACAAAACCTATTATTTTATCTATAGGAGGAAGTCAAGGATCCAATAGTATGAATAATGCTTGGATAAAAGGATTAAAAAAGATAATAGAATGGGATATGCAACTTATTTGGCAAGTAGGAAAATTAGATTTTCATAAAATAAAAAAAGATAAAATGCCTCATCATTCGAATATTATTTTCATGGAATTTATTGAAAATATACCTGCATATTATGCAGCTGCAGACATCATTGTATCTAGAGCTGGAGCTTTAACTATATCAGAAATATGTTTAATAGGAAAACCATCTATCTTGATTCCTTTTCCTGGTTCCTCAAATGATCATCAAAATAAAAATGCGAAAATATTAGAAGAAAAAAAAGCGGCTTTAATTATAAAAAATGAGGAAATAGAGCAAAAACTAGTGAATTCTGTTATACAATTAGTGAATGATCACAATATGAAAGAAAAAATGAGAATAAACATATTAAAATTAGGGAAACCTAAAGCGACAAACGATATTATAAACGAGATTTTACAAATTATTTTATGA
- a CDS encoding glycosyltransferase: MNHINHNISPKIIIGSGGTGGHIYPGIAIANELKKKFQKLIFCLLDLKITWKCEKSPDWGIPLKKFVFQVEETNFFLCQVGLCLYN; encoded by the coding sequence ATGAATCACATTAATCATAACATTTCACCTAAAATAATTATTGGAAGTGGAGGGACCGGAGGACATATATATCCAGGAATAGCTATTGCTAATGAACTTAAAAAAAAATTCCAAAAATTGATATTTTGTTTATTGGATCTAAAAATCACATGGAAATGCGAGAAATCCCCAGATTGGGGTATTCCATTGAAGAAATTTGTATTTCAGGTGGAAGAAACAAATTTCTTTCTATGTCAGGTGGGATTATGTCTATACAACTAA
- a CDS encoding FtsW/RodA/SpoVE family cell cycle protein, producing MKIYNKIDLFLNKYIKGDRYLWAFISLLAIFSFLPVYSASTNLVSTYGGTNTVFSYLLKHALFLLVGFFILFFTQFIDYKYFYRMSIFSMPIVFILLILTITQRKELDGVNASRWLHIPIINISFQTSNIAGLVLFIYCARYLANKKKERINFINSFFPLLFPVFFIIGLIFPANGSTAAIVFLSVLILLFIGGYPFTSIIGVFLMGILFAGIYIYSVIKWGKPMNRVYTWKSRIEKFLDHESEESYQMKQSKTAIVLGNKLGRGPGKSVFKAFLPQSSSDFIYSIIIEEYGSVGGGILLFIYILILIRIMIIATKVQIYFCSLLVIAVGYPIINQALINMGIAVGLFPVTGQTLPLISAGGTSMWVTFFSFGIILSVSRIIYKDYTDQMIIHNESH from the coding sequence ATGAAAATTTATAATAAAATAGACCTATTTTTAAATAAATATATAAAAGGAGATAGATATTTATGGGCTTTTATATCTTTGTTAGCTATATTTTCATTTTTGCCAGTTTATTCTGCTAGCACAAATTTAGTTTCTACATATGGAGGAACAAATACAGTATTTAGTTATTTATTAAAACATGCTCTTTTTTTGTTAGTCGGTTTTTTTATCCTGTTTTTCACTCAATTCATAGACTATAAATATTTTTACCGTATGTCTATTTTTTCCATGCCTATCGTATTTATTTTATTAATTTTAACGATAACTCAAAGAAAAGAATTGGATGGAGTGAATGCTTCTCGTTGGTTACATATTCCTATTATAAATATATCTTTTCAAACTTCCAATATCGCTGGATTAGTTCTTTTCATTTATTGTGCTAGATATTTAGCTAATAAAAAGAAAGAACGAATAAATTTCATAAATTCTTTTTTTCCTTTGTTGTTTCCAGTATTTTTTATTATTGGATTAATTTTCCCTGCGAATGGTTCTACTGCTGCTATTGTTTTTCTATCCGTTTTAATCTTACTTTTCATAGGGGGATATCCATTCACAAGTATCATAGGAGTTTTTTTAATGGGAATTTTATTTGCAGGAATATATATTTATTCTGTTATTAAATGGGGAAAACCTATGAATAGGGTTTATACATGGAAAAGCCGTATAGAAAAATTTTTGGATCATGAATCTGAAGAAAGTTATCAAATGAAACAATCTAAAACAGCTATAGTTTTAGGAAATAAATTGGGTCGTGGTCCTGGAAAAAGTGTTTTCAAGGCTTTTTTACCACAATCATCCTCAGATTTTATTTATTCTATTATAATCGAAGAATACGGATCTGTTGGAGGGGGAATACTTTTATTCATCTATATACTAATTCTAATCAGAATTATGATAATAGCTACGAAAGTACAAATTTATTTTTGTTCTTTATTGGTCATTGCTGTAGGTTATCCTATTATCAATCAAGCACTTATTAATATGGGAATAGCTGTTGGGTTATTTCCAGTTACAGGACAGACTTTGCCACTGATTAGTGCTGGAGGGACTTCTATGTGGGTCACTTTCTTTAGTTTTGGCATTATATTAAGTGTCAGTAGAATAATATATAAGGATTATACGGATCAAATGATAATTCATAATGAATCACATTAA
- the murD gene encoding UDP-N-acetylmuramoyl-L-alanine--D-glutamate ligase yields the protein MKKKFIIVLGGGESGVGAALLAKKNGFKIFLSDSGIILNKYKKILIENKIPFEEKGHTDNMIIQNAIKVIKSPGISRNNPLIKKINFLGIPIQSELEFGKNYLENSYIIGITGSNGKTTTCSIIYQILKKKGINVGIAGNIGRSFSKEIIKKKMFIYEMSSFQLDDCFNFRSNIAVLLNITRDHLNRYDYNIENYIDSKFRIATFQKKEDIFIYNYDDPIIREGLKKYYIESQCIPFSIKEELHIGAYIKDKKIFIRNQKNKEIYLLNVKNIPLTGDHNLYNIMASSIISEILNVKKESVISILSKLKSIEHRMEKIRNINGIQFINDSKATNVNAVFYALKSTNAPIIWIAGGEDKGNNYIELIPLVKQKVKAIICLGKNNKKITNFFKNIIDIILETNNMKKAVYMAYILSSHGYNVLFSPACSSFDLFKDYKERGNKFKQEVIKLSL from the coding sequence ATGAAAAAAAAATTCATAATTGTATTAGGGGGAGGAGAAAGTGGAGTTGGAGCAGCTTTATTAGCTAAAAAAAATGGATTCAAAATATTTTTATCAGATTCTGGAATTATTCTAAATAAATACAAAAAAATTTTAATAGAAAATAAAATTCCTTTTGAAGAAAAAGGACATACAGATAATATGATTATTCAAAATGCTATTAAAGTGATAAAAAGTCCTGGAATTTCTAGAAATAATCCTTTAATAAAAAAAATCAATTTTTTAGGAATTCCTATACAATCCGAATTAGAGTTTGGAAAAAATTATTTAGAAAATTCTTATATCATCGGAATTACAGGAAGTAATGGAAAAACTACAACATGTTCCATTATTTACCAAATCCTTAAAAAAAAAGGAATAAATGTAGGAATAGCAGGAAATATAGGACGTAGTTTTTCTAAAGAAATCATAAAAAAAAAGATGTTTATATATGAAATGAGTAGTTTTCAATTAGATGATTGTTTCAATTTCCGTTCAAATATCGCAGTATTATTAAATATAACAAGAGATCACTTAAATAGATATGATTACAATATTGAGAATTACATTGATTCTAAATTTAGAATAGCGACTTTTCAAAAAAAAGAAGATATTTTTATTTATAATTATGACGATCCTATTATAAGAGAGGGTTTAAAAAAATACTACATTGAATCTCAATGTATTCCTTTTTCTATAAAGGAAGAATTACATATAGGCGCTTATATAAAAGATAAAAAAATATTTATTCGAAATCAAAAAAACAAAGAAATATATTTACTAAATGTAAAAAATATTCCTTTAACAGGAGATCATAATCTTTATAATATTATGGCTTCATCAATTATATCCGAAATATTAAACGTAAAAAAAGAATCAGTAATTTCCATACTATCAAAATTAAAATCGATAGAACATCGCATGGAAAAAATACGAAATATAAATGGAATACAATTTATTAATGATTCTAAAGCCACTAATGTAAATGCAGTTTTTTATGCATTAAAAAGTACAAATGCGCCTATCATATGGATAGCAGGAGGAGAAGATAAAGGAAACAATTATATAGAATTAATTCCTTTAGTGAAACAAAAAGTAAAAGCTATAATTTGTTTAGGAAAAAATAATAAAAAAATTACAAATTTTTTTAAAAATATCATTGATATTATTTTGGAAACAAATAATATGAAGAAAGCTGTTTATATGGCTTATATATTATCTTCCCATGGATATAATGTGTTATTTTCTCCTGCTTGTTCTAGTTTTGATCTTTTTAAAGATTATAAAGAAAGAGGAAACAAATTTAAACAAGAAGTAATAAAACTGAGTTTATGA
- the mraY gene encoding phospho-N-acetylmuramoyl-pentapeptide-transferase, with the protein MIYFFKYLFFFNINSVFYRAIISFFLSFCIALILYQKIIYWNRKNHVIGEQIRDLGLFGQKEKEGTPTMGGVVIIFSTLIPTIFFSTLNNMYVLMLIMTTLYIGCIGFIDDYIKIKHNKKGLSIMGKVFSQILLGILIGVTMYFNTSIYSIQKQKIESKYSHFFKEKEYGFKTTIPIFSTYHNNEFNYAYLLSWYNQKWKKYTWVVFIPIVIGIITFLSNGANLTDGIDGLTAGISSIIFATLSLLSIISSNKIYSSYFHFIYIPHLEEIIIFSFSFLGSLISFLWYNTYPAQIFMGDTGSLTIGGVIATLAIINRKELILPILCGIFFVENISVIMQVLYFRYSKKKYGIGKRIFLMAPLHHHFQKLGYHENKIFNRFIIIQMMLSMLVFILLII; encoded by the coding sequence ATGATTTATTTTTTTAAATACTTATTTTTTTTTAATATAAATTCTGTTTTTTATAGAGCCATTATATCTTTTTTTTTATCATTTTGTATAGCGCTGATTTTATATCAAAAAATTATATATTGGAATAGAAAAAATCATGTTATAGGAGAACAGATCCGAGATCTTGGACTTTTTGGTCAAAAAGAAAAAGAAGGGACCCCAACTATGGGGGGGGTTGTTATTATATTTTCTACGTTAATTCCTACAATATTTTTTTCTACATTAAATAATATGTATGTATTAATGTTGATAATGACTACATTGTATATAGGTTGTATTGGGTTTATAGATGATTATATTAAAATAAAACATAATAAAAAAGGACTTAGTATAATGGGAAAAGTATTCAGTCAAATTTTATTAGGAATTTTAATTGGAGTTACTATGTACTTTAATACAAGTATTTATTCTATTCAAAAACAAAAAATAGAATCAAAATATTCACATTTTTTTAAAGAGAAAGAATATGGGTTCAAGACAACTATTCCCATTTTTTCTACATATCATAATAATGAATTTAACTATGCTTATCTTTTGAGTTGGTATAATCAAAAATGGAAAAAATATACATGGGTTGTTTTTATTCCTATTGTTATAGGAATTATTACGTTTTTATCTAATGGAGCGAATTTAACTGATGGAATAGATGGATTAACAGCTGGAATTTCTTCTATTATTTTTGCTACCTTATCTTTATTATCTATTATTTCTAGTAATAAAATATATTCCTCTTATTTTCATTTTATATATATTCCTCATCTAGAAGAAATTATAATATTTTCTTTTTCTTTTTTAGGATCTTTAATAAGTTTTCTTTGGTATAATACTTATCCAGCTCAAATTTTTATGGGAGACACTGGAAGTTTAACTATAGGAGGAGTTATTGCGACATTAGCTATTATAAATAGAAAAGAATTAATATTGCCTATTTTATGTGGAATTTTTTTTGTAGAAAATATTTCTGTAATCATGCAAGTATTGTATTTTAGATATTCTAAAAAAAAATATGGGATAGGAAAAAGAATTTTTCTTATGGCACCTTTACATCATCATTTTCAAAAACTAGGATATCATGAAAATAAGATTTTCAATCGTTTTATTATCATACAAATGATGCTCTCTATGTTAGTGTTTATTTTATTAATTATATAA
- a CDS encoding UDP-N-acetylmuramoyl-L-alanyl-D-glutamate--2,6-diaminopimelate ligase, with amino-acid sequence MKKLLKNVLEKVHVLKIIGIKNTSKFIEGISVDSKIVQPNMIFVARKGKKTDGHKFIMDAIQKGANTIICENKFFSIHKHVTYVLVPDSVEALGIISSNFYDHPTKKIKLIGITGTNGKTSVATILHQLFSKMGEKNILISTMCIKILSKKYPTTHTTPNIIDINKYLNISIQKGCKYAFMEVSSHGIDQKRIAGLLFKGGVFTNITHDHLDYHKSFRHYLSIKRLFFNNLSKKAFALVNSDDENSHQIIKKTLAKIYFYGIKKKSDFKIKILKENIDGNQLLIDGHQIFSHLIGRFNIYNLLAGYATAILLGKNKNDIIKSIKHVSPINGRFERLVSHSGLRIIIDYAHNPDGLKSVLNTLKSIKKDDEKLICVIGCGGNRDRKKRSLMGKIVYETCDIPIFTSDNPRDEDINKIFNDMKNFKSYLKKKYILTFMKREEAIQTAIQIAKKKDIILIAGKGHETFQEIKGVRYSFNDMKIAKYLLKTYDK; translated from the coding sequence ATGAAAAAACTGTTAAAAAATGTTTTGGAAAAAGTACATGTGTTAAAAATAATAGGAATCAAAAATACTTCTAAATTTATAGAAGGAATTTCTGTCGATTCCAAAATCGTACAACCTAACATGATTTTTGTAGCCAGAAAAGGAAAAAAAACAGATGGACACAAATTTATTATGGATGCTATACAAAAAGGTGCTAATACTATTATTTGTGAAAATAAATTTTTTTCTATTCATAAACATGTTACTTATGTACTTGTTCCAGATTCTGTGGAGGCTTTAGGGATTATATCATCTAATTTTTATGATCATCCTACAAAAAAAATAAAATTGATAGGAATTACTGGAACAAATGGAAAAACTTCCGTAGCTACAATACTTCATCAATTATTTTCTAAAATGGGAGAAAAAAATATTCTTATTTCTACTATGTGTATAAAAATATTATCCAAAAAGTATCCTACGACACATACAACACCGAATATTATTGATATTAATAAATATTTAAATATTTCAATACAAAAAGGGTGTAAATACGCTTTTATGGAAGTCAGTTCACATGGAATAGATCAAAAAAGAATTGCAGGATTATTATTTAAAGGGGGAGTTTTTACTAATATTACACATGATCACTTAGATTATCACAAATCTTTTCGTCATTATTTGTCTATTAAAAGACTTTTTTTTAATAATTTATCTAAAAAAGCTTTTGCATTGGTAAACTCGGATGATGAAAATTCACATCAAATTATAAAAAAAACTTTAGCTAAAATTTATTTTTATGGAATAAAAAAAAAATCAGATTTTAAAATCAAAATTTTGAAAGAAAATATTGATGGAAATCAATTACTCATTGATGGTCATCAAATATTTAGTCATTTGATAGGAAGGTTTAATATATATAATTTATTGGCTGGCTATGCTACAGCTATTTTATTAGGAAAAAACAAAAATGACATTATTAAAAGTATAAAACATGTTAGCCCTATAAATGGACGTTTTGAGCGATTGGTATCTCATTCAGGTCTTCGTATTATTATAGATTATGCTCATAATCCAGATGGATTAAAATCTGTTTTAAATACTCTTAAAAGCATAAAAAAAGATGATGAAAAATTAATTTGTGTCATAGGTTGTGGGGGAAATAGAGATAGAAAAAAACGTTCTTTGATGGGAAAAATTGTTTATGAAACATGTGATATTCCTATTTTTACATCCGATAATCCTAGAGATGAGGATATAAATAAAATATTCAATGATATGAAAAATTTTAAATCATATCTAAAAAAAAAATATATTTTAACTTTTATGAAACGAGAAGAAGCTATTCAAACTGCAATTCAAATTGCCAAAAAAAAAGATATTATTCTAATAGCGGGAAAAGGACATGAAACTTTTCAAGAAATCAAAGGAGTACGTTATTCTTTTAATGATATGAAAATTGCTAAATATTTGTTAAAAACTTACGATAAGTAA